TGGAGGCTCAAGTGGGATGGGAGTACATTAAGGATTATTTCTGAGATAGAGAACGAGTGGAGCAGGTGTTCGAGCTTGATACTGAGcaaaaatccaagaaaccaaaattcAAGAAAGGAGATTATTGGCTTAGTGTGCCACGACCAGATGTGAAGAAGCCCTAGTTTTGTTTATTGGGCATAATTatagtttgtttgtttttgtttataTGAAGTAAATATCTTGTATATGTGCAGTTTCTGtttgtcagggtataaactcagaAATATAATTTTGTATGTGGTTGTATAGTGGGGTTGCAGAATTTTGTTGTAGGTGTCTGTAATTTGGTACTATGGGTATCTTTTGACATATCAGTGGTTGAGTGCCACAAAATTTTATTCAGAATACTGTAAAagcttttattatttaatataaatttatattatcgataaaaaaaattcagaatataattttgttttgatttttaaattaattaataattataaaataattatcttGTTAGGTATAATTTGATCTTTATGTAGACATTACTCATAAACAAAGGCCTATAAATTTCAATGGTATCTAGAATTCATAGAAGAatatcattttagattaatttATTGAAGTCGTATATATCCTAAGATTTCagggaaaaattatttatttaactgACTTTTCTGTTTTTGTAATTCTCATACACAGTACGACGATGATATGTGGTAATTACAAAAAGtattagttttttaaatttttattatcatACTACCTTGATTGAGTCAGTTGATTTGGCAATCAGCCTCAGACGAGGTAACAATGAACATAACCTCGGGGATCTGCGAACAACTCATGCCACGTATACTGAATTCAAAGACAGTGTTTGGTTCAGGTAGAAAATGAAAATAGAAATCACATTTCAAATTTTTTATCAACAATTTAGATCTCACTCGATAATCACATGCTTTATTTACTCACAAGTCCCACAAGGTGACTGAAATCTGCGAACCTTCGTTGGCCACTTCTAGAACCTATCAAGCCAGAGGTGCCTGTTTCATCCAATCTTCTGCCCAATTACTGAAAGAAATTTCATAATATTAACATGCAATTCACAATAAAAGGCTTGGATATAGCTAGTTAGGTGCTAGCTGCCTTAACTAGAAGTTATGGCTGTCCACAAGGCAATTTTGCCAACCATGTCAATGTTGAACATCTCAATTAAATTTTGCATACTGAAATATTTGATCAAACTTATTCTAGGAAAAGAGGCATATATTAGAAGTGGATAGTCCTATTATAGACATTAGAATGTAGTTATCATTTCTTCAAGTTTGTTTCTGCATTGGAAGCTGCACAAGTGCTGAACTACCTCTCAACTCATGGGTTTGAAGGCCCAAATAGAATTTGGTCAGAATATAAAGACTTGTGTTTGTTGGAGGAGCCATGATCAGCTAAAAACGAGATCATTAATGTTGGAGTGACAGGCTTGTAACAATTATGTTGATTGTTTGAAAGATAATTCTTTCAGCTACATCATTGAATgaaaaaatgtatattttaaatGTTAAAACTCCATGGAGTCAGACAATTAGCATTCAAAGATTCTACCTGGTCCATGGCAACGCATCGCATCTATGTTTGACGTATACTCAATAACATTTTTTTATCACTAAATTAACCATGCGAAAATTTCAATCGTGTCTGTGCAATTGGGAATGGGCAGTCCGTTAGAAACCCTCTGTGGTCAGGCTTTTGGAGCAGGAAAAATTCAAATGCTTGGAGTATATTTGCAGCGTTCATGGTTAATATTGCTGGGTACAacagagcttttgatttttctttacatCTTCGCAACTCCAGTTCTTAAGCTACTGGGACAGGAGAATGATGTAGCTGATCTAGCGGATGAATATGCACTTTGGATGCTACCACAACTGTTTGCGTATGCATTGTATTTCCCAACGGAAAAATTTCTTCTGGCACAGAGAAAACTCATGGCCGTAGCTTGGATTGCCTTAGCTGCATTGATAATCCATGCTTTTCTGAGCTGGTTATTGATCTTCGAAGTGGGTTTGGGGTTGGTTGGAGCCGCAATTACATTAAATTTATCATTATACATTAACATTACTGGTCGGTTTTTGTATATAGTTTCTTTTTTCCGAGATGCTTGGAAGGGGTTCTCCTGGCTCGCTTTTCATGATCTATGGGTTTTTGTTCGACTTTCAATGGCTTTAGCTGTTATGCTACGGTTAGTAGCATAGTGGTTGTGGTTATTTTCTATTCTGACATCAGTTTCTGGTGAAGACCTTAATTAGTAGATGATAATGAATAATATATCTGAGGAAGTGATGCAATCTGTGTTAATGATATTCACTTGAGGTGGTGTCGTTTTCAGCTTGGAGTTCTGGTATATGATGTCATTGGTTGTTCTGAGGGGTCATCTAAAAAATGCAGCAATTGAAGTTAATGTGATATCTATCTGTTAAGAAGCACCTGCAGACGTTTATTTAAAAATCCAACTTTTTTCTCAAATGCAGTTTCAGTTTAGTAGCATAACTGTAATTTGTAAGAACCCCCACAACTCAACTCTAGTTCTAGCTCTTACTGGTTGCGATGAACTCCTGTATTTATGTGTAAGATCTTTGCATTTCATAGGTCGAAGGGCCTTTACAAGAATGGGGTGTCCCTAGTCACGGTGTATATGGTTGTTTAAAGTTAAACCTTTAATCAATTGCAATTAGTTGTTAAATGTACCCCTTCTGACAGTTTTCTATCTGTTCCTTTTACAGCATGATTTTAAATGGATGGGAAGCCATGATCTTCCTTGGTTTTTAATGCTGCCATTAGGTATGATTTTTTCTGCTACTGATGTAAACCTTTCACCACTGAATCAAAGAAATTGACTTTCTAATAATAGTAGTGGTTAAAACCACCTTGTTGTTCGAGTAAAGGGGATGCAaatgtgttggtaaacagattggTCTTTCTTTGTTTATTTTACCACTGCACATTATGgctcatgaaaagaaagacaaatttccTACCAATCAGTTAGAAAATCATTAtatttgattaacctctgaattaaggtacaactccctttaataaatattcaatcagctccaaattacacacaatcaatagaatgtttttcaccagaaagcactaaaaggtaattaaattcaccagtcaatacaaaatgaatgcaagcactgattcatatataactctttatataAAGCCAATAGACTTCAcacgtacactaaaacaaaatgaaaagcctttaaagatgaaattcgctaataattttctgcacacatagaaagtataacgACTCCTTCCTTGAAACAGATTTTCAtagaaatcaaattccaaaataacaaacgcatagatttgaaatcaaagaGAACCGTTAACGAGATTTTCATTCATTAATGATCATCCACCTTCTACATACACAAAGTCTTTAGCTAATTTAAAAGATAGTCTTTCCAAAAACTTAGTCAACcctttcaaagtcattacaaaacgtatatataggtcgccagaccaatagtttatttttaaccaaagtaaaattaactcgcaAGAGTTAATAGAAAACAATCCTAACTGTATAACCGAAACTAAGGAAAATGACTAGACTTGCtagcaaacaactgccagcagtgctagtcatgccgTCTGCTCGGTCCCGATGTGATCGCTCGAGTTGGTgttttggacagacaccatcaTCGCTTTCGCCGCACTCCATTCTCGATGCACCTTTAAACACTCTTGAATTACAGTTACGTGTggcaaactgatgtgaattactctctgcttctagagctccttctttctcttcaccatctgcactttgtcTCTGAGGGAATCCAGGTGATCGAGACAAACtgtgagcatcgattccactttggaaatcctcgtgAAGTCTTCCAcggccaaggatttctccactttgatttgtttaatgtggctgctaaactggttaatcatctttGTGGTATCTTCCAGGGTTTTGCTATCTTCTTTGAGCAATTGAACATCCATGCAGTGCAAGTCCTTCTGCATGGTTTCCCTTAAGGCTATTAATTTGCCACGCAGACTGGCTGATTCATTATGACCCTGTTTAATAATCTGGTTGCGCCACTCAATTCTTTCTTTGCAataaacattacatcttcatttaacCCTGACACTTGATTTTCAGCAAGATAATTCATCAGACCATAACACTGAATATTACGCATCTAttttgaaatcactgcccatttagaTTTCTCTTTTTGCCACGAGATTAAGTCAGAGTCCAATGCTTTGGTGACTTCGTTAGCATCTTTGAAGATCTGGACTAAATCCGTTATGTAATTGGTTGCTTGATgtatgatcgaggtgagccattctgagaaaacctcggCAATCATCCTGTTTCGTtgaacttcatcaaagaatttttgattaCCAGGTGATTTTGGGCTAAATGGTCTTGAATTTTGAGACAATGGTAATGGGCTGTTCTGCAGAGCATGAATATACTAAGCCATTTGCGTTAAATTTTGTTTTAACTCAGCCTTGTCTCTTTCGTCTttccaagtacgagagataattCATTTAGTCAAAGTCTCCAGATGTTTCACATCTATGGCTCTGGTtctgacccccaaatcaactcgtccaatagcatagtctgcttctgAAGCAATAACAACATCTTTGTTGGATGCAGGTCTGgcaatgtctgcagtccaatgATTCGTgctttcatcaaaatcaatcatggcCTCCATTTTTAGCTTTTTGGGCTTTCTAGACCTTCCTGGAAATTTACTCacaacatcctccattgataccgAAATAGGAACCACGTTCCTTTTCCtagtgattgaatcacttaaccacttgggtgccagagtcagttccttagatggcatgggtggaAATCCTACTGAGGATGGCGGTGTGGCATCGTCCACATGAGACAGGATATCAAGTGTCCCTGGATCTTGGAAAGTAGTATCTATGCCAATTGAAACCTTGTCTACTTTAGAAGCAAGGGATGCCATATCACACAGTGCTTCCTCtgtgtccaaatcaagaatgagatggggaGTCGAcagctgaaaactcttcttggaccttgacctggtaattcgaccaccaatagaaagctcaacctcggtgtcaagtttctcttctttaatccttgcctgCCTTTTTCCTACAATAGAAACAGGAATgctagttaaaatagaagttttgcttgcagtattcctcttcccacttttgctttTTGAACTGGCTGCTCTTGCTGAATAaaatcggcaactcctaagccaattttctatCCTACGAATTACATTGAAGGTGCGTGTCTGAATACTATCCTCCATCTTTTTACTCCAGTCCACCTCTAGAAGAGGCTCATTATGCACCCACTTTAGAAACTCAAAATGaagtatatcttcatcatcagtggtgacacatgaagtgtccattggcaatttcatgtcatggatttgtttcaaggttaacttgGATCAAAtccttttccttacttcaaattcatccaggcaaccctcccaataatcttctaactGAGGCACATGCTGATCaagcaccatcttcttcacatattgagcgatgaaacctttactatcaaaactATCCCTTTttacaaaggtcttcaaatgaaatcCTTTAAATTATAGCTCAAGATTCAGCACAACAGAGATAGACTTGCAGCTGTAATGGTCTAAATCGATGGGAAAAATTCTACTTGTGTCTGagtcttcaccataatcctttgcgacACAGGCAAGTTGCCTGGAAACTTTGATCAAAATACAGGAGTTTGAGACATACCTGGGTatcctaaagggttcacctttaaatcctccaacccttaggtaagtgaagtgactaaactaTGTAAAGAAATTGCCATAGATGTTAACAAGTTCAATAGCTTCAGCagacatcctcctatgcaagttaccttgtaattcaaaggtcaaccttctagcaaaaatatcattccagtgGAGATAATCATCGACATGCCCTTTTAAGGTCAAAtgaggatgatactcataaatctttATGCCTTGAACTCATTTTGCATGAGATAATCTAGACCATTCCCTCACAcaagcaagcatatataacaggtaCAAAGACATATGGAAGTTTGTCATCCCagggtaattactcaaaccttcgtgtAACCTTTCCGCTATAGCAGTTCCCCAGTCAATGAATCGATTTTTatctagagtgacctggatgaagaaatacatccagtcctcccaatagaaggagtgggaattaccctttactctgctcaacaatattaccaagtctCAGATTGCGGGAATTAAATGTTCACGGGTTAGAGGTATCGACAGCCTTGAACCTCCTTTCTGGAATTTCAAGAGCCAATTCCGTGGAATAACAGTTCTATAATACCGcttttttctcagagaaaattccataggattttccaatcgtccaatcttcatagggttcccaatGTGGGATACCCATGACTGCCATTACTGCATATCTATCGATGGATAAGAAGACCTCACCATTGTTTtgccttatgcatctattacccttgtcatagtgattcatacattctaaaactaattcagGGCAAGGAGCAGTTGTAGGAAATGCGATCGCTTCTAATAACCCGCTCTATGCaacatctctcatcataggatctgcGAATGGGTTCTAGACTctttctagaaaatcatctaaatccagttggactaatgttgtatcacctaattctgataaagagcttacaagggaagacgagctcatcaatttgggcaaaataggcctcatgtttagctcatgattttctccaattaagcccaggcaaagaaggaaagtggaaatggaaacaaacagctaacagaatacccagatctttaaaacaaattgcaacaatttagaaagttgttgaacataccttcctctgtcctcTACAAACCCCTATCACAGCCTATTTCTCCCACTccaaaaactccttctcaaaaccttctcaagaaaataataatctcGATGTGACATCTACTCagttttaaagccgagaaaatcttac
This genomic stretch from Cryptomeria japonica chromosome 8, Sugi_1.0, whole genome shotgun sequence harbors:
- the LOC131857799 gene encoding protein DETOXIFICATION 33-like; translation: MADVFEQDGEISNHEVSDRENSRSTDLDSLVSFQQLIKESWRESKKLWRIAGPSSFTRLCSYSTLLITNICAGHLGVVELAAVAIQDSVIGGLAFGFQLGMGSPLETLCGQAFGAGKIQMLGVYLQRSWLILLGTTELLIFLYIFATPVLKLLGQENDVADLADEYALWMLPQLFAYALYFPTEKFLLAQRKLMAVAWIALAALIIHAFLSWLLIFEVGLGLVGAAITLNLSLYINITGRFLYIVSFFRDAWKGFSWLAFHDLWVFVRLSMALAVMLRLEFWYMMSLVVLRGHLKNAAIEVNVISICMILNGWEAMIFLGF